The Canis aureus isolate CA01 chromosome 9, VMU_Caureus_v.1.0, whole genome shotgun sequence genome has a segment encoding these proteins:
- the FCF1 gene encoding rRNA-processing protein FCF1 homolog isoform X1 yields MGKQKKARKYATMKRMLSLRDQRLKEKDRLKPKKKEKKDPSALKEREVPQHPSCLFFQYNTQLGPPYHILVDTNFINFSIKAKLDLVQSMMDCLYAKCIPCITDCVMAEIEKLGQKYRVALRIAKDPRFERLPCTHKGTYADDCLVQRVTQHKCYIVATVDRDLKRRIRKIPGVPIMYISNHRYNIERMPDDYGAPRF; encoded by the exons ATG gggaagcaaaagaaagcaagaaagtatGCGACCATGAAGCGAATGCTTAGTCTCCGAGATCAGAGGCT taAAGAAAAGGATAGattaaaacctaaaaagaaagaaaagaaagatcccAGTGCACTCAAGGAAAGAGAAGT CCCCCAACATCCTTCCTGCTTATTCTTCCAATATAACACACAGCTGGGCCCACCTTACCACATCCTGGTTGATACCAACTTTATCAACTTTTCCATTAAAGCCAAACTTGACTTAGTACAGTCAATGATGGACTGTCTGTATGCCAAGT gTATCCCTTGTATAACTGACTGTGTAATGGCTGAAATTGAGAAACTGGGACAAAAGTATCGAGTGGCTCTAAG GATTGCCAAGGATCCGAGATTTGAACGACTGCCATGCACACACAAAGGAACCTATGCAGATGACTGCTTAGTACAGAGAGTAACTCAG CACAAGTGTTACATTGTGGCCACAGTTGACCGGGACCTTAAACGAAGGATCCGGAAGATCCCTGGAGTTCCCATCATGTACATTTCTAACCATAG GTACAACATTGAGCGGATGCCAGATGATTATGGAGCCCCTCGGTTCTAA
- the FCF1 gene encoding rRNA-processing protein FCF1 homolog isoform X2, with protein sequence MKRMLSLRDQRLKEKDRLKPKKKEKKDPSALKEREVPQHPSCLFFQYNTQLGPPYHILVDTNFINFSIKAKLDLVQSMMDCLYAKCIPCITDCVMAEIEKLGQKYRVALRIAKDPRFERLPCTHKGTYADDCLVQRVTQHKCYIVATVDRDLKRRIRKIPGVPIMYISNHRYNIERMPDDYGAPRF encoded by the exons ATGAAGCGAATGCTTAGTCTCCGAGATCAGAGGCT taAAGAAAAGGATAGattaaaacctaaaaagaaagaaaagaaagatcccAGTGCACTCAAGGAAAGAGAAGT CCCCCAACATCCTTCCTGCTTATTCTTCCAATATAACACACAGCTGGGCCCACCTTACCACATCCTGGTTGATACCAACTTTATCAACTTTTCCATTAAAGCCAAACTTGACTTAGTACAGTCAATGATGGACTGTCTGTATGCCAAGT gTATCCCTTGTATAACTGACTGTGTAATGGCTGAAATTGAGAAACTGGGACAAAAGTATCGAGTGGCTCTAAG GATTGCCAAGGATCCGAGATTTGAACGACTGCCATGCACACACAAAGGAACCTATGCAGATGACTGCTTAGTACAGAGAGTAACTCAG CACAAGTGTTACATTGTGGCCACAGTTGACCGGGACCTTAAACGAAGGATCCGGAAGATCCCTGGAGTTCCCATCATGTACATTTCTAACCATAG GTACAACATTGAGCGGATGCCAGATGATTATGGAGCCCCTCGGTTCTAA